The window ACCCGGCGGCGATGTTCGACGTGCAGGTCAAACGGATCCACGAATACAAGCGCCAGTTGCTCAACCTGATGCACACCGTGGCGCTGTACCAAGCGATTCGCGCCGAGCCGGAAATCGACTGGGTGCCGCGGGTGAAGATCTTCGCCGGCAAGGCGGCGGCCAGTTATCACCAGGCCAAGCTGATCATCAAGTTGACCAACGACATCGCCCGGGTAGTGAACAACGACCCGACGGTGCGCGGTCTGCTCAAAGTGGTGTTCCTGCCCAACTACAACGTCAGCCTGGCGGAGAGCATCATTCCGGCGGCGGATTTGTCGGAGCAGATTTCCACCGCAGGCTTCGAAGCCTCGGGTACCAGCAACATGAAGTTCGGCCTCAACGGCGCGCTGACCATCGGCACCCTCGATGGCGCTAACGTCGAAATGTGCGAGTTCATCGGCGCCGAGCACATGTTCATCTTTGGCCTCAGCGCCCAGCAGGTTGAAGCGCGCAAACAGAACCATGAGTTCAATGCGACGCCGGACATTGCCGCATCACACCGTTTGAATGACGTGCTGCAAGCGATCCGCGGCGGGGTGTTCTCGCCGGATGATCCGTCCCGTTACGCGGGTTTGATCGATTCGCTGATCGACTACGACCGCTTCCTGGTCTGCGCCGATTTCGATTCCTACTGGGACGCGCAGATGCGCGTGGAAGCCCATTGGCACGATTCGCAAGCCTGGTGGCGTTCGGCGGTGTTGAACACTTCCCGGATGGGTTGGTTCTCGTCCGACCGGACCATTCGCGAGTACGCCACGGATATTTGGAAGGCGTTGGAGTAACTTTTAGCAGTAATTGCGAGCAAGGCCCGACGGTTGTTGGGCCTGACCGATATACTAGGCACCAGTTCAGTTAGCGCTGCCCGCGATGACGTCAGCGCAGACGCTACAAGGCAATGGGCCGCTTAGGGATATCGACCATGCAATGGATGTTCATGCTGATTGGGCTGGTGCTGGGCTGGATACTCGATGAGTCGTTCAGTGATGCGCTATTGGGTGCGCTGCTCGGGCTGGGTATTGGCCAGGCCATTCGCATCGGCCGTATGGATTCACAAGTGGCCGAGCAGCGTCGGCTGCTGGAACAGGCGCAGGTGGCGCTCAATGGGGTGCAGCAACGCCTGACATTGTTGGAAGTGTCTGGCGTCACCGCGCCTGAAACCAGCGAACCGGTAGCCAGCGAAGCCGCTTCGTCGCCGGAGTTCACACTCGATGAAATTCCTGTCGAAACCCCAGTGCTGATCTGGGACCTCCCGCCCGAACTTGAACCGATGGCCGCAACGGCAGCGCAAACCAGCCGTCCGCTGCCCGACGATGTCTGGAAACCCGAGCCGGTCACCCGCGAACCGCAACAACCCGCCGTCCCGCGCGGCCCGAATTTCATCGAGCGGACCATCAGTGGCGCGCGCAACTGGCTGTTCGGGGGCAACACCGTGCTGCGGGTCGGCGTGGTGCTGTTGTTCCTCGGTCTGGCGTTCTTGCTGCGGTATGCCACCGAAGGCATGGTGGTTCCGATCGAACTGCGTTACGCCGGGGTTGCAGCCGCTGCGTTGGGCTTGCTCGGCCTGGGGTGGTGGCTCAGAACACGCAACAGCAATTACGCACTGATGCTGCAAGGCACCGGGATCGCCGTGTTGTACCTGACGGTGTTCGCCGCGATGCGCCTGCACCCGCTGCTCGATCCAAGCGCCGCGCTGGGCCTGCTGGTCGCGGTGACGGTGTTCTCGGCGATTCTCGCTATCACTCAGGATGCTTTGGGCTTGGCCGCGGCCGCTGCGCTCGGCGGCTTCGCGGCGCCGATCCTGACCTCCACAGGCGCCGGCAACCACGTCGCGCTGTTCAGCTACTTCGCGTTGCTCAACGCCGGCATCCTCGCCATCGCCTGGTTCAAGGCCTGGCGCCTGCTGAACCTGATCGGTTTCGTCGGCACCTTCGGCATCGGTTTCGCCTGGGGCCTGCGCTCCTACACGCCGGAATTGCTGTGGAGCACCGAGCCGTTCCTGATTCTGTTCTTCCTGATGTACTTGGCCATCGGTCTGCTGTTCGCCCGGCGCAAGCTGCTGGAGATGAGCGACGCACCCGAGGACGACAGCCGCGAGGCGTTGCTGCGTTGGTCGGCGCGCAAGGGCGATTACGTCGACGGCACGATGCTGTTCGGTCCGCCGCTGGTGGGCTTCGGATTACAGTTCGCGCTGGTCCAGCATCTCGAGTTTGCCGCGGCGTTCAGTTCCTTGGCGTTGGGCATGATCTACATGGGCCTTGCGCGTTTCCTGATGGGCGGCCGTGCATTGCTGCTCGCGGAAACCTGCCTGGCGCTGGGCGTGATCTTTGCCAGCCTGGCGATTCCGCTGGGGCTCGACGCGCGCTGGACGGCTGCCGCCTGGGCCGTCGAGGGCGCCGGGATCTTCTGGCTCGGCCTGCGTCAGCAACGACCACTGGCTCGCGCGTTTGCCTTGTTGCTGCAGCTGGGCTCAGCCCTGGCGTTTGTCAGCGAACTGCGGATCGGCGACGGCAGTTTGCTCGACGGCGCTCCACTGGGCGCGTTGATGCTCGGCGCAGCGTTGTTGTTCAGCTTCTATCAATTGCGCAAAGCCTCGCCCGAGCAAACGTCGGCATGGGAACGCCAGGGGCTGCCGGTACTGGCTTGCCTCGGCCTGACCTTCCTGTATCTGCTGGCGCCGTTGTTCTTCCTGACCCACGGCACCGCAATCAGTTGGGCGCTGGCGGGGTTGGCGACGTTGTTTGTCGGCTTGCGCCTGCAATCGCGCACGTTCCTGTTCACCGCGTTCGCAGTGCAGTTGCTCGGCGGTGCGTTGTTCCTGCTGCGCTTGCAAGGTTCTGGCGGTGAGTCGGCTGCGGTATTCAGCGCTGGCTGGAGTGGTTTGCTCAGCGCGTCCCTGATCGGCCTGGCGTTGATCGCCGGTATGTTGCTCGCCGCCCGTGATGAGATGGTGCGCAGCGATGTTCGGCTGTTGCGCGGCTTGTCGGTGGTGTTGCTGGCCGGTCTGGTGCTGATGAATCTGGCGGTGCTGTTCGTGCTGCCATGGCAGACCGCGAGTGCGGTGTGGGCGGCCAGTGGCTTGTTCATCATTTGGCTGAGTCTGTACCTCAAGCAGCGCGTGAGTTTTGTCTTCGGTTTGCTGTTGCAGTTGATTGGCGGCGCGGCGTTCCTGTTCGCCGGTCCGGACCTGCTCGGGCCGCTGGCCAGCGAAGGTTTGAAGCCGCTTGCGCACAGCGGTTTCTGGACGCCATTGGTGTTGGGCCTGGCCGCGATGGTCGGCGCCCGGCGCTTGCAACTCGGCAACCATGCCTCGGCGTTCGATGTGCTGAGCTTGCAACGTTTGTCCGAAGTGCTGTTGGTGTGGGGCGCGGGATGGTGGGCGCTGGCGTGGATCAGTGAAGTGCTGCGTTTCGCACCAATGAATCTGCAAGCGACCTTATTGCTGGCGGTTGCAGCCGTGAGCGTGGCGCTGTGGGCGGTGTTGGCGCTGCGGCTGAAATGGTCGTCGCTCGGCCTGCTCTGCACCTTGCTGATTCCCGCTGCCGGTCTGGTGCTGCTCGCCGCGTGGCATTCGCGTTATCACCCGGTAGCGAACTTCGGTTGGCTGGTGTGGGCGGCCGTGTTCTTCGTGCATTTCATCTCCCTGCAACGTCTGGCGCCGATGTTGCCGGCGCGTGCCTTGAGCACCGCCCATGTGCTCGGCTGCTGGCTGCTGATCGGCGTGCTGGCGCTGGAGCTGCGCTACGGTTTGCTGCTGTTGTCCGAGCAGTACAACGCCTGGCGCTGGCTGGGGTGGGCGATCCTGCCGAGTCTGTATCTGGTGTTGATGGCGGCGCCGCGCACCTGGCCTTGGCCTGTTTCGGCTTATCCACGCGAATACCGTTTCTACGCGGCGGCACCGTTGGCCGTGCTGATGCTCGGCTGGTTCTGGCTGGCGAACATTGTCAGCGACGGCACCGCCGAACCTCTGCCCTATGTGCCGCTGATCAATCCGTTGGAGTTGGGGCTGCTGTTTGCGCTGTTCGGCGTCTACGTCTGGTCGCGCAGCGCCGTGACGCAACTGGCCATTCGCAAGGACTACGTTGCCCACGCCACGCAACTGATCGCCGGAGTTTCGCTGTTCGCCTTCTTCACCGCGCTGGTGATGCGCACCGCGCACCATTGGGGCGGCGTGCCGTTCGAGCTGGATGCCTTGCTTGAATCGATGCTGGTGCAGGCCGGTCTGTCCATCGTCTGGACCTTGATGGCGCTGAGTCTGATGATCGGCGGCCATCTGCGTCATCGCCGTGAGGTGTGGCTGATCGGCGCTGCGCTGATCGGCGTGGTGGTGGCCAAACTGTTCTTTGTCGAATTGAGTAACCGCGGCGGCCTTGCGCGGATCGTGTCGTTTATCGGCGTTGGCGTGTTGCTGCTGGTGGTGGGCTATTTCGCGCCGCTGCCGCCCAAGCGTGCCGAGGCTGCGCCGGATATTGAAAGGCCGGCCCCTGAAACCGAAGGAGTGTCGTCTTGAGTCAGAAGTTGAACCTGGGTTGGTTGGGCGCTGTTGCGCTGGGTGTGGCGCTGTCCGCCAGCGCTCAGGAAAAACCGGCGGACTTCGCCACGCAGGTGCCGTTGTCGGTGAGCGGCGAGGGACCTTGGTATCGCCTCGACTTGCCCTTGAGCGTGCAACTGAATGCCCGGCAAACGGACCTCAGCGATGTCCGCGTGTTTAACGCTGCCGGCGAGGCCCAGGCCTACGCCTTGGCGCGCGAGGCGGCGTCAACCCGGGAAAATCGCACGCTGAGCGATGTGAAGTGGTTCCCGCTGTACACCTCGGCTGACGCCACGGAGCGTGCGCCGGGCATTCGCGTGCAATCGAGCGCGAACGGCACCTTGGTTGAAGTCCAGCCGTCCACTCAGCTGGAGGCCGGCGAAGAAGTGCTGCGCGGCTGGTTGCTCGATGCCAGCGGCATCAAGGCACCGTTGCAGCAGCTAATCCTCGACTGGACCAGCGAGCGCGATGGCTTCCAGCGTTTCACCATCGAGGCCAGTGACGACTTGCAGCATTGGCAGTCGTGGGGTGAAGGGCAGGTGGCGCGGCTGACGTTTGCCGACGAGCGGGTCGAGCAGCATGAAGTCGGCTTGCCGGGGCAATCGGCGCGTTATCTGCGCTTGTTGTGGAATTCACCGCAATCGGCGCCGGCGCTGACGTCCGCACAGCTGCAAAGCGCGAATACCCGCAGCCTGCCGCTGCCGTTGGTCTGGTCGCAACCGCTGGCGGGCAGCAGCGTGAAGTCAGGTGAGTACACATGGCAATTGCCGAAGGGGCTGAATGTCGAACGGGTGCAGGTCGAGCTGAGTCAGGCCAACAGCCTGGCGCCGGTGACATTGTCCGGTCGTCGCGAAAGCAGCCTGCCGTGGCAGCCGCTGAGCAGCGGTTTGCTCTATCGCCTGACCCAGAGTGGCCAGGACGTAGTGCAGAACGAATTGCAGCTGTCGGGGCAGACCGTTCAGCAGTTGAAACTTGTCGTGGATGAGCGCGGCGGCGGCTTGGGCGCTGAAGCGCCGACGGTGAAATTTGCTGTGCGCTCGACGCAACTGGTATTCTTGGCGCGCGGGGCGGGGCCTTATACGCTGGCGCTGGGGAATGCGACGGTGAAGGCAGCGAACCTGTCGTTGTCGACGCTGATCCCGGATTACAGCGCGGCGAAGTGGGCGGCGTTGGGCAAGGCTTCGGTGGAAGGTGCGGCGGTGGTGAGCAACACCTCCACGGTGACTGCGGCCGCGACAACGGACACGAACTGGAAGAAGTTCGGGTTGTGGGGGGT is drawn from Pseudomonas sp. 31-12 and contains these coding sequences:
- a CDS encoding DUF2339 domain-containing protein, with the translated sequence MQWMFMLIGLVLGWILDESFSDALLGALLGLGIGQAIRIGRMDSQVAEQRRLLEQAQVALNGVQQRLTLLEVSGVTAPETSEPVASEAASSPEFTLDEIPVETPVLIWDLPPELEPMAATAAQTSRPLPDDVWKPEPVTREPQQPAVPRGPNFIERTISGARNWLFGGNTVLRVGVVLLFLGLAFLLRYATEGMVVPIELRYAGVAAAALGLLGLGWWLRTRNSNYALMLQGTGIAVLYLTVFAAMRLHPLLDPSAALGLLVAVTVFSAILAITQDALGLAAAAALGGFAAPILTSTGAGNHVALFSYFALLNAGILAIAWFKAWRLLNLIGFVGTFGIGFAWGLRSYTPELLWSTEPFLILFFLMYLAIGLLFARRKLLEMSDAPEDDSREALLRWSARKGDYVDGTMLFGPPLVGFGLQFALVQHLEFAAAFSSLALGMIYMGLARFLMGGRALLLAETCLALGVIFASLAIPLGLDARWTAAAWAVEGAGIFWLGLRQQRPLARAFALLLQLGSALAFVSELRIGDGSLLDGAPLGALMLGAALLFSFYQLRKASPEQTSAWERQGLPVLACLGLTFLYLLAPLFFLTHGTAISWALAGLATLFVGLRLQSRTFLFTAFAVQLLGGALFLLRLQGSGGESAAVFSAGWSGLLSASLIGLALIAGMLLAARDEMVRSDVRLLRGLSVVLLAGLVLMNLAVLFVLPWQTASAVWAASGLFIIWLSLYLKQRVSFVFGLLLQLIGGAAFLFAGPDLLGPLASEGLKPLAHSGFWTPLVLGLAAMVGARRLQLGNHASAFDVLSLQRLSEVLLVWGAGWWALAWISEVLRFAPMNLQATLLLAVAAVSVALWAVLALRLKWSSLGLLCTLLIPAAGLVLLAAWHSRYHPVANFGWLVWAAVFFVHFISLQRLAPMLPARALSTAHVLGCWLLIGVLALELRYGLLLLSEQYNAWRWLGWAILPSLYLVLMAAPRTWPWPVSAYPREYRFYAAAPLAVLMLGWFWLANIVSDGTAEPLPYVPLINPLELGLLFALFGVYVWSRSAVTQLAIRKDYVAHATQLIAGVSLFAFFTALVMRTAHHWGGVPFELDALLESMLVQAGLSIVWTLMALSLMIGGHLRHRREVWLIGAALIGVVVAKLFFVELSNRGGLARIVSFIGVGVLLLVVGYFAPLPPKRAEAAPDIERPAPETEGVSS
- a CDS encoding DUF3999 domain-containing protein — protein: MSQKLNLGWLGAVALGVALSASAQEKPADFATQVPLSVSGEGPWYRLDLPLSVQLNARQTDLSDVRVFNAAGEAQAYALAREAASTRENRTLSDVKWFPLYTSADATERAPGIRVQSSANGTLVEVQPSTQLEAGEEVLRGWLLDASGIKAPLQQLILDWTSERDGFQRFTIEASDDLQHWQSWGEGQVARLTFADERVEQHEVGLPGQSARYLRLLWNSPQSAPALTSAQLQSANTRSLPLPLVWSQPLAGSSVKSGEYTWQLPKGLNVERVQVELSQANSLAPVTLSGRRESSLPWQPLSSGLLYRLTQSGQDVVQNELQLSGQTVQQLKLVVDERGGGLGAEAPTVKFAVRSTQLVFLARGAGPYTLALGNATVKAANLSLSTLIPDYSAAKWAALGKASVEGAAVVSNTSTVTAAATTDTNWKKFGLWGVLLLSVLFLAAMAFSLLRKPPVKP